A part of Maniola jurtina chromosome 19, ilManJurt1.1, whole genome shotgun sequence genomic DNA contains:
- the LOC123875339 gene encoding uncharacterized protein LOC123875339 yields MCKRGVAFALTVLIPFTIGVRINFTNCHYPEWSCTNNVPNEIVYTCSAVRSSDFIIHLKDFYTDQIHSITVQNCRDLRVVLDCPILQRASRLQKLIIKDCDRLEFISLSSNSLLQTPPEVRIENVREIVSFPRNIFKSPNTNTELKCMGAASFKKLHVINSKINSINTRAIYNVSGIKSVEFENVTITDIQTEGIEAFMGSNNTLFSIINSKFENMDFKAITVQSFTVKISSNVFADVIANVMNISSDNLFLVSNKFKEVCANGITTNSVNTEISDNTFESIKSNAVANVRCSKKRSNKKYINFSRNTFKNVEPYSLYFDHASCKSAGTQITFRENKIDCRCRNISFLNSATYNEQNNLILNLANNNTCLVTHCILPVEVVKLLLELDMCHLNLDPQVMCLLYNDKQSSNNNNNEVTTDDEVTEPAPTFYLIRQANSLSSDTGAAMTAIDKDDLLKDSHLNLTNRTLIKFVFDSSKDFVETLRSTSRTRNRPTEKAPPKEEYVSHCIGTQCRNDNVYNRQRALDFYKYVYAQLRTPRQDDNKLNQL; encoded by the coding sequence GATTTCATTATCCATCTAAAGGACTTTTACACTGACCAAATCCACAGTATCACGGTTCAGAATTGTAGAGACTTAAGAGTAGTGCTCGATTGTCCTATATTGCAACGTGCTTCTCGGTTGCAGAAATTGATCATCAAAGATTGTGATAGGCTCGAGTTCATTTCACTGTCTAGCAATTCACTATTGCAAACACCGCCAGAAGTGAGAATTGAAAATGTCAGAGAAATCGTATCCTTTCCAAGGAATATATTTAAATCTCCCAATACTAACACGGAACTGAAATGTATGGGAGCGGCTTCATTCAAAAAGCTGCACGTTATTAACAGTAAAATTAACTCGATCAATACCAGAGCCATCTACAATGTCAGTGGTATTAAAAGTGTGgaatttgaaaatgtaacaataaCAGATATCCAAACTGAAGGTATAGAAGCTTTTATGGGAAGTAATAATACTCTGTTTTCTATTATAAACAGCAAATTTGAAAATATGGATTTCAAAGCTATAACTGTCCAGAGTTTCACGGTGAAAATTTCCTCGAATGTTTTTGCGGACGTAATAGCAAACGTAATGAATATTTCATcggataatttatttttagttagcAATAAGTTCAAAGAAGTATGTGCAAATGGTATAACCACAAACTCTGTGAACACTGAGATATCGGATAACACGTTTGAATCTATAAAAAGCAACGCTGTGGCAAACGTTAGATGTTCAAAAAAACGTTCGAATAAAAAGTACATCAATTTCTCAAGAAATACGTTCAAGAATGTCGAACCATACTCACTATATTTCGATCATGCGAGTTGTAAGTCCGCTGGAACCCAAATCACATTTCGCGAAAACAAAATTGATTGCCGCTGCCGaaacatttcatttttaaattcaGCCACGTACAATGAACAAAACAACTTAATACTGAATTTGGCTAATAATAACACATGCTTGGTAACGCATTGTATACTGCCGGTCGAAGTGGTCAAATTACTGTTGGAACTAGATATGTGTCATTTAAATCTTGATCCCCAAGTAATGTGCTTACTCTACAATGATAAGCAatcaagtaataataataacaacgaAGTCACGACTGACGATGAAGTGACCGAACCAGCGCCTACGTTTTATTTGATCAGACAAGCGAACAGTCTCAGCAGTGATACAGgcgccgccatgacagccatcGACAAGGATGATCTTTTAAAAGATAGTCATCTAAACCTGACAAACAGGACTTtgataaagtttgtttttgattCATCCAAAGATTTCGTTGAGACTTTGAGGAGCACAAGTAGAACTCGGAATAGGCCGACGGAGAAGGCTCCCCCGAAGGAAGAATACGTTAGTCACTGTATAGGTACGCAGTGTAGGAACGATAACGTTTATAATCGCCAACGAGCCTTGGATTTTTACAAATACGTCTACGCCCAACTACGCACACCAAGACAGGATGATAACAAATTAAACCAACTTTAA